Within the Sporocytophaga myxococcoides DSM 11118 genome, the region AAATGACCAAAACTCTGCATCCTCCCGGAGGTGCAACTGCTCTGATTGCTAATATTGGCTCTGCTAAAATAAAAGCTTTGGGATACTGGTATGTGGTCTCTCCTGTCGCCACCGGAGTTATTATTCTATTTGCAATTGCGATGGTATTTAACAACCTTTCAGGACGCAAATATCCCGTGAATAAAGGTGGAAAGCGGAAAGCTAAAAGTCCAAAGTTAAAAATTGAAAGTGAAAAGTTAAAAGAAGTCGTTATTGAGGAAAAGTATGAGACTGTTTAATAAGCTGAATGTGGAAAGGTAAAAGCTAAAAGTTACGATGCTTTTACCTTTCCGCTTTCTGCTTTATGAAACAAAACCTCCATCTATTGTAAGTACTGATCCACTTATATACGAACTTTCTTCTGATGCAAGAAATATATAGGCGTTTGAAACATCTTCAGGCTTACCCAGTCTCCCTACCGGGATTTTATCTTTAATACTTCTAACGATTTTTTCCGGTACATTTTTCAGAGATTCGGTTTCGATAAAGCCAGGAGCAACTGCATTTACAGTAATTCCGTGTCTACTTAATTCTCTTGCCCATACTTTAGTAATACCCACTAGTCCTGATTTGGCTGCAGCGTAATTTGCCTGACCGAAATTACTATAAATACCTACCAATGACGATGTATTAATGATGCGGCCGAATTGTTTTTGAACCATATAAGGAGCAATAGCTTTGGTACAGTTAAAAACACCTGTGAGATTCAGGTCTATAACTTGTTGCCATTGTTCAATGCTCATATTCATCGAAGCAGCGTCCCTGGTGATGCCAGCGTTGTTAATGAGAATATCAATTTGTCCTCTTGATGCAAAAACACTTCTTGCAGCCTCTTCTACTTGAGCAAAACGAGTTGTGTCCACTTCCATAAAGGTCACATCCTCCATTCCATTTGCTTTTATTTCCTTAAGGGTTTCATTACCCTTTTCAATATCTATATCCCAAATAATAACAGATGAACCTTCGGATGAAAATCTATCTACAGTCTTCTTGCCAATACCCTGGGCTCCTCCGGTAATAATACTAACTTTTCCTTCTAGCTTCTTCACACACCGAAAAATTTATAATAAAATATAAAGCTTAAATACAGAAAAAATAAGTGAAATAGAAAGAGGAATATGATATAGTTATTAACAGCTTCAGGACATTAATAAGCCTAATCCAAACAGTATTACAAAGGCTAACGTTGAAAGAGCCATGAGTTTTAATTGAGGATCAATTTTTTCTGATTCATTTTCTTTGGTAACTTTTATTCCGGTTATTAATATCAGAGGGAAACTTAATAAGAACAGCCACTTTCCTACTGAATGGTTTTCATTTAGAAGAATGTATGTAAATGCTGAGCCGAAACCTCCTATAAGTAGAAACCAGTGATAAATTTTAGCTTTTCCTTTACCTAACCTTACTGGAATAGAATATTTTCCTGCAAGCTTATCGGATTCTATATCACGTATGTTATTGATGTTTAATACAGCTGCTGAGAAAAAGCCGCAGGCAAAAGCAGGCAATAATATTTTATAATCCAATGTATGTGTATGCAGATAATAACAACCTCCGACACCAACAAGTCCAAAGAATAGAAATACAGAAATGTCTCCCAGACCTGCATAACCATAAGGATTTTTTCCTGCTGTATATTTAATGGCTGCTACAATTGACAGGATACCTAATATCAGGAAAAAGCCAAATGTACCCAACGAGGAAAATGAAATAGCATTTACCAAAAGAATTACGCCACTAAATAATGAAAGAGATCCAAAAAGATACATTCCTTTTTTCATTGTTTCCGGTGATATTTTACCCGATTGTACAGCTCTTTGAGGCCCTTTTCTGAAGACACTATCAGCACCATTTTGGGAGTCTCCATAATCATTAGCCAGGTTTGACAATATCTGGAGGAATATTGTAGTTAAAATTGCCAAAAGACAGATTAAAAGTTTAAAGCTCCCATCATTGGCGGCAAGGAAACTGCCCATGATGATACTCGAAAGAGCCAGAGGAAGTGTCCTTAACCTAAATGCCGATACCCATGCTTTTATTGAACTCATTATTTGTTGATCGCTTCTGTAATTTCAAAACCCATAGGTGTAGATCCGGAAGGGAAAAATTTCACCAATTCACCATTTTCATTAATTAAATACTTGCAAAAATTCCATTTGGGAGCCTGATCGTTCCAGCCATTTTTATCTGCTACAGATAACCACTCAAATACAGGATGCTGTCCTTTTCCTTTTACTGTAACTTTTTCCATCATTTGAAAGGTTACACCATAATTTGCGGTGCAGAATTCCCTGATTTGGGTACTATTCCCAGGCTCCTGATTAAAGAAATCGTTAGAAGGAAATCCGAGGATTACTACTTTATCTCCATGCGTTTCGTGAAGTTTCTGAAGTTCAGCATACTGATGTGTATAGCCACACTTGGATGCAGTATTTACAATTAAAACTTTTTTCCCTCTGAATTTCGAAAAGTCTATTGAATCTCCTTCCAAAGTATAAGCCTTAAGGGAATAGAATGAAAAGAAAGCATCCTTACCATCCAAAGGTTTAGACTTTATCTGCCCACACCCAGGAAGAACATATATGAATGTTAAAGCTAAAACTACAAAAGAAAATTTAAGTGATAATTTCATAATTTACATTTTTTCAGGTACTTCTATTCCTAATAACTGCATCCCTCTATTGATTATTTTGGCTACAGCGAAAGAAAATGCTATTCTGAAGGCAAGTGCTTCTTTCTTTTCTTCTGAGAAAATTGATACCGCACCAAAGAAGTGATTATACGCTTTTGCCAGGTCAAAGATATACTGAGCTATTTCTGATGGAGCATAGTTTTTCGCTGCCTCCTCAATTTTTTCAGGAAACTTTGTCATCAGGATTATAGCCTCTCTTTCTGATGGTTGCATATTGTCCAGATTTGAAAAAGCTTCTGGTCTGAAATCTACTCCTAATTGTTTTGCCTTCCTTAAAATCGCAGAGATACGAGCGTAAGTATATTGAATAAAAGGACCTGTGTGTCCTTGAAATTCAATAGATTCCTCTGGATTGAAAAGCATTCTCTTCTTCGGATCGACTTTTAACAGAAAATACTTTAGTGCACCAAGACCAAGTTTTTTGTACAAAGCTTGAAGATCTTCCTCACTGAACCCTTCTATTTTACCCAACTCTTTGGTTCTAGCCTCTGCAGTTTCCAACATCTCTTTTACCAGATCATCTGCATCTACGACTGTTCCTTCTCTTGATTTCATCTTGCCACTTGGCAGATCTACCATTCCGTAAGAAAGATGATACACCCCATCAGCATAAGTTTTACCAAGCTTCTTCAAGATAAGCTTCAATACATTGAAATGATAATCCTGTTCATTTCCTACTACGTAGACAGATTTCTCAGCATTGTATTCCTGGAATTTAAGGTCTGCAGTTCCTAAATCCTGAGTTATATAGACAGATGTCCCATCTCCTCTTAACAAGAGCTTCTGGTCCAGTCCATCAGAAGTTAGGTCAACCCATACAGAGCCATCAGGCTTTTTAAAGAATACCTGTTTTGCAAGGCCTTCTTCCACTATGTTTTTCCCTAAAAGGTAGGTATTCGATTCATAATAAAATTTATCAAAAGTAACACCTATCGTTTTGTATGTTGCATTGAAGCCATCATACACCCAACCATTCATTTTTTCCCATAGAGCAACGACTTCTTTATCTCCTTCTTCCCATTTTAATAAAAGCTCCTGTGCTTGTTTCATTAAAGGAGCCTGCTTCTTTGCCTCTTCTTCTTCTACTCCCAGACCTTTAAGCCCATCTATTTCCTTCTTATATTCTTTGTCAAAAAGCACGTAATACTTGCCTGCAAGGTGATCACCTTTTAATCCAGAAGTTTGAGGAGTTTCTCCATTTCCCCACATCTGATAAGCCAACATGGATTTACAAATGTGAATTCCTCTGTCATTAATAAGGTTAGCTTTTACTACATCATATCCGCTGGCTTTAAGTATTTCAGAGACAGAATAACCAAGGAAATTATTTCTTAAGTGGCCGAGGTGAAGAGGCTTATTTGTATTTGGACTTGAATACTCTACCATTACCCTTTTACCATTAGAAGGTAAAACGGCAAAGTCTTCACTTAGAACGCTATTAGAAAAGATTGAAAGCCAGGTTTTATCAGAAATGACAAGATTTAAAAATCCTTTTACAACATTGAAATCAGAAACTTCCTCCAGATTATCCTTTAAAAATTTACCAATTGCCTCGCCTATTTGCTCCGGAGATTTCTTGGTTTTGGAAGTATATGGAAAAGTTACAAAAGTTAAAGCACCTTCAAATTCTTTCTTGGTCGGTTGCAATTGAATTGATTCTGCCTGATCTTCCAGGCTGAACTGACTTTTCAAAGCTTCTGATATTCCTGATTTTATCTTTTTTTCTAAATTCATTTTAAAGTTATTTTTCAGCCATTGGACGAATTCCGTATTAAGTTTTATTTGTTTGCTTCAATGGCGTTGCAAAGATTGTAATTTTATAGCAATATTGCACAAATTTTAAACAGCACTATCCGCAATTAAGAACAAATAATGGACAGATACATTGACCTGATTGAACAGACATTTTATTTTCCTACAGAAGAGTTTAAAGTAGTTGACAATGATTTGCATTTCAATGAAGTACCTTTAATGGACATAGTAAACAAATATGGTACTCCTTTAAAATTAACCTTTCTGCCGAAAATCAGCAGTCAGATTCAGAAGGCCAAAAAATTCTTCAATGAAGCAATTGCAAACAATAACTATCAGGGCAATTATGTATACTGTTATTGCACCAAATCTTCACACTTCCAGTTTGTTCTTGAAGAAGCTCTGAGAAATGATATCCATATTGAGACCTCAAGTGCTTATGATATTCCTATTGTAAAGATTCTACATAAAAAAGGCAAAATCAGCAAAGATACTTTTGTAATCTGTAATGGTTATAAAAGACCTGAATACACGCAATATATCAGTGATCTGATAAATGAAGGTTTCAAAAACTGTATTCCGATTCTGGATAACCTTGATGAGATCAATGCCTATGATGAACAGGTAACCAATCCATGTTTTGTAGGTATGAGATTAGCGGCTGATGAGGAGCCTAAATTTGAATTCTATACAAGCAGATTGGGCATCAGATACAATGATGTATTACCTCTGTATGAATCTAAAATAAAAGATAATCCGAAGTTTAAGCTTAAGATGCTTCATTTCTTTATCAATACAGGAATGAAGGATACTACATATTACTGGAGTGAATTAAGCAGATTCGTTCACAAATACTGTGAATTGAGAAAAGTTTGTCCAGACCTTGATTCCATTGATATCGGTGGTGGCTGGCCAATTAAAACTTCCGTTCACTTTGATTATGACTATGGATACATGGCCGATCAGATTGTGAAAACTATCAAAAGAATCTGCACTGAGAATCAGGTGCCGGTTCCGAATATCTTTACTGAATTTGGAAGCTTTACTGTGGGGGAAAGCGGTGCCGTGCTTTATTCAGTGCTTGGAAGCAAACTTCAGAATGATAAAGAAGAGTGGTATATGATCGACAGTTCATTTATCACTACACTGCCAGACGTATGGGGTTTGAATCAAAAGTTTATATTACTAGCTGTAAATAACTGGAACAAAGAATACGACAAAGTGAAAATTGGTGGTATTACTTGTGATAGTATGGATTATTATAATTCGGAAGCTCACCTGAACATGGTATTCCTACCAAAGCTACAAGAACAGAATAAGCAGATAATAGGATTTTTCCATACAGGTGCTTATCAGGAATCACTAGGAGGATATGGCGGAATTCAGCATTGCCTTGTGCCTGCGCCAAAACATGTGCTTATTCAGAAAGATGAAAACGGCAATTTTACAGATACCTTATTTGCTCCTGAACAAGATAAAAATGTAATGCTGAAGATTCTCGGATACGAGAGTTAAACAATCCCTGAAGGAATCTGGTTAGATTAATAATTATGGTTAGGCTAAAAAACTTGTTGGATTATGAGAAAAATACCATACTTATTCTTTGTTGCAGTTCTTTTATTATCTGCTTGCAGAAAAGAAGAAACATGCGCTACGTATTCAAAAGATACGAAAGTTAAAAAAACGAAGCAATTTACTTCAGATGAAGCTTCTATCTAAAGTAAAAGAGCCGTTCCTGCCAGGGACGGCTCTTTTTTATTCTTTTAAATCTTCATCTTAAAGTCTCCTCAACTTCTTCATAAGATTTCTAGTACAGCATTGCTATATCAAGCTCTTTTACTTGATAAGACATAATCTGAAGATTGAATTAAGAAGGTTTCAAGTACACCATTAAACTCTTCTGGATGTTCCATCATAGGCACATGACCACATTGATCTATGACGTGTAATGTTACATCACCTGGTATCAGTTTTTGAAATCTATGAGCAATATGTATAGGTGTTACTTTATCTTGTTTTCCCCAAATCAGAAGTACAGGTACATTTATTTTGTCAAGTACTGACGCAACATTGTTAGTATTAGCAGAGCGGGCCATTTTAATTACTTTAATGGTTTTCCTGACATTATTAACGACCTCGTA harbors:
- the fabG gene encoding 3-oxoacyl-ACP reductase FabG → MKKLEGKVSIITGGAQGIGKKTVDRFSSEGSSVIIWDIDIEKGNETLKEIKANGMEDVTFMEVDTTRFAQVEEAARSVFASRGQIDILINNAGITRDAASMNMSIEQWQQVIDLNLTGVFNCTKAIAPYMVQKQFGRIINTSSLVGIYSNFGQANYAAAKSGLVGITKVWARELSRHGITVNAVAPGFIETESLKNVPEKIVRSIKDKIPVGRLGKPEDVSNAYIFLASEESSYISGSVLTIDGGFVS
- a CDS encoding 1,4-dihydroxy-2-naphthoate polyprenyltransferase — encoded protein: MSSIKAWVSAFRLRTLPLALSSIIMGSFLAANDGSFKLLICLLAILTTIFLQILSNLANDYGDSQNGADSVFRKGPQRAVQSGKISPETMKKGMYLFGSLSLFSGVILLVNAISFSSLGTFGFFLILGILSIVAAIKYTAGKNPYGYAGLGDISVFLFFGLVGVGGCYYLHTHTLDYKILLPAFACGFFSAAVLNINNIRDIESDKLAGKYSIPVRLGKGKAKIYHWFLLIGGFGSAFTYILLNENHSVGKWLFLLSFPLILITGIKVTKENESEKIDPQLKLMALSTLAFVILFGLGLLMS
- a CDS encoding glutathione peroxidase gives rise to the protein MKLSLKFSFVVLALTFIYVLPGCGQIKSKPLDGKDAFFSFYSLKAYTLEGDSIDFSKFRGKKVLIVNTASKCGYTHQYAELQKLHETHGDKVVILGFPSNDFFNQEPGNSTQIREFCTANYGVTFQMMEKVTVKGKGQHPVFEWLSVADKNGWNDQAPKWNFCKYLINENGELVKFFPSGSTPMGFEITEAINK
- the argS gene encoding arginine--tRNA ligase, with translation MNLEKKIKSGISEALKSQFSLEDQAESIQLQPTKKEFEGALTFVTFPYTSKTKKSPEQIGEAIGKFLKDNLEEVSDFNVVKGFLNLVISDKTWLSIFSNSVLSEDFAVLPSNGKRVMVEYSSPNTNKPLHLGHLRNNFLGYSVSEILKASGYDVVKANLINDRGIHICKSMLAYQMWGNGETPQTSGLKGDHLAGKYYVLFDKEYKKEIDGLKGLGVEEEEAKKQAPLMKQAQELLLKWEEGDKEVVALWEKMNGWVYDGFNATYKTIGVTFDKFYYESNTYLLGKNIVEEGLAKQVFFKKPDGSVWVDLTSDGLDQKLLLRGDGTSVYITQDLGTADLKFQEYNAEKSVYVVGNEQDYHFNVLKLILKKLGKTYADGVYHLSYGMVDLPSGKMKSREGTVVDADDLVKEMLETAEARTKELGKIEGFSEEDLQALYKKLGLGALKYFLLKVDPKKRMLFNPEESIEFQGHTGPFIQYTYARISAILRKAKQLGVDFRPEAFSNLDNMQPSEREAIILMTKFPEKIEEAAKNYAPSEIAQYIFDLAKAYNHFFGAVSIFSEEKKEALAFRIAFSFAVAKIINRGMQLLGIEVPEKM
- a CDS encoding decarboxylase gives rise to the protein MDRYIDLIEQTFYFPTEEFKVVDNDLHFNEVPLMDIVNKYGTPLKLTFLPKISSQIQKAKKFFNEAIANNNYQGNYVYCYCTKSSHFQFVLEEALRNDIHIETSSAYDIPIVKILHKKGKISKDTFVICNGYKRPEYTQYISDLINEGFKNCIPILDNLDEINAYDEQVTNPCFVGMRLAADEEPKFEFYTSRLGIRYNDVLPLYESKIKDNPKFKLKMLHFFINTGMKDTTYYWSELSRFVHKYCELRKVCPDLDSIDIGGGWPIKTSVHFDYDYGYMADQIVKTIKRICTENQVPVPNIFTEFGSFTVGESGAVLYSVLGSKLQNDKEEWYMIDSSFITTLPDVWGLNQKFILLAVNNWNKEYDKVKIGGITCDSMDYYNSEAHLNMVFLPKLQEQNKQIIGFFHTGAYQESLGGYGGIQHCLVPAPKHVLIQKDENGNFTDTLFAPEQDKNVMLKILGYES